One window from the genome of Gadus macrocephalus chromosome 7, ASM3116895v1 encodes:
- the arl10 gene encoding LOW QUALITY PROTEIN: ADP-ribosylation factor-like 10 (The sequence of the model RefSeq protein was modified relative to this genomic sequence to represent the inferred CDS: inserted 1 base in 1 codon), with protein sequence MVFLRHVSVALSAAAAALGSALFLALNFFYQRELWSPQAEYSMLTEESRAEDKKQQVLVLGLDGAGKSSLLHCLTLGGGAPGGVARPGHRRPTRGFNFMSLRGSAHQLDFLEIGGDQELRCYWLEYLRKTDILVYVVDASDRQRLPLARQELQLLLKMERHLPVVVLANKQDQADALGVTELHEGLSLGSVTQDRRLFLLAXQLGSAGVGLEALQDLLLKLH encoded by the exons ATGGTTTTTCTGCGCCATGTGTCTGTCGCTCTGTCGGCCGCGGCGGCTGCTCTGGGCTCCGCGCTCTTCCTGGCGCTCAACTTCTTCTACCAGAGGGAGCTGTGGAGCCCCCAGGCCGAGTACAGCATGCTGACCGAG GAGTCGCGGGCGGAGGATAAGAAGCAGCAGGTCCTGGTCCTGGGATTGGACGGAGCCGGGAAGAGCAGCCTATTGCACTGTCTCACCttagggggcggggctccaggGGGCGTCGCCAGGCCGGGGCACCGCCGTCCAACCAGAGGCTTCAACTTCATGAGCCTGCGAGGCTCCGCCCACCAGCTGGACTTCCTGGAAA TCGGGGGTGACCAGGAGCTGCGGTGCTATTGGCTGGAGTACCTGAGGAAGACGGACATCCTGGTGTACGTGGTGGACGCCTCCGACCGCCAGCGCCTCCCGCTGGCCAGACAGGAACTGCAGCTCCTGCTGAAGATGGAGCGGCATCTGCCAGTGGTGGTGCTGGCTAACAAACAG gACCAGGCCGATGCGTTGGGTGTTACTGAGCTCCACGAGGGGCTCTCTCTGGGCTCCGTGACCCAGGACAGACGCCTCTTCCTCCTGG ACCAGCTGGGGAGTGCCGGTGTCGGCCTGGAGGCCCTGCAAGACCTGCTGCTGAAGctgcactga